In one window of Dyella thiooxydans DNA:
- a CDS encoding 3-oxoacyl-ACP synthase III family protein — protein sequence MNAVTGVALRAVTAATPTRVARTADYAYLEPEERRRFQKATGIVERRIVAAGQCASDLCLAAAKAALAHLDWDSASVGALILITQTGDQPVPATSIVLQDKLGLPSTCMAFDINLGCSSYPYGLAVAGSVMRTLGIARGLLLIGDVSSRVCAEHDKSAWPLFGDAGSATALELDENAPPIHLDLCSDGSGREAIIIPGGGLASRQPPVDGRIADATGGDGVPRRADNLVLRGADIFSFAISRVPGSIQRAIASSGREAQDFDFLLLHQANRMINDTIARKLGFAPDRVPTSIEHYGNTSSASIPVTLCANAALFDVPRWVVASGFGVGLSWGSATFQLPAAAVLPCIDTDDVY from the coding sequence ATGAACGCAGTGACGGGCGTCGCGCTTCGCGCGGTGACGGCAGCGACGCCGACCCGCGTGGCGCGCACAGCGGACTACGCCTATCTCGAACCCGAGGAACGCCGTCGCTTCCAGAAGGCTACCGGCATCGTCGAGCGCCGCATTGTGGCCGCGGGACAGTGCGCGTCAGACCTCTGCCTGGCGGCAGCCAAGGCGGCGCTGGCCCACCTCGACTGGGATTCGGCCAGCGTCGGCGCGCTTATCCTGATCACCCAGACCGGCGACCAGCCGGTGCCGGCTACCAGCATCGTCCTGCAGGACAAGCTCGGCCTGCCGTCGACCTGCATGGCGTTCGACATCAACCTAGGATGCTCGAGCTACCCGTATGGGCTGGCCGTGGCCGGCTCGGTGATGCGTACGCTGGGCATCGCCCGCGGACTGCTGCTGATCGGCGACGTCTCCAGCCGTGTTTGCGCCGAGCATGACAAGAGCGCCTGGCCCTTGTTCGGCGATGCCGGTTCCGCCACCGCACTGGAGCTTGACGAAAACGCGCCCCCCATCCATCTCGACCTGTGTTCAGACGGTTCCGGCAGGGAGGCCATCATCATTCCCGGCGGCGGTCTGGCCTCCCGGCAGCCGCCGGTCGACGGACGCATTGCCGATGCCACAGGCGGCGACGGCGTGCCGCGCCGCGCCGACAACTTGGTACTGCGCGGCGCGGACATCTTCAGCTTCGCCATCTCGCGCGTGCCCGGCAGCATCCAGCGTGCCATCGCCAGCAGCGGCCGCGAGGCGCAGGACTTCGATTTCCTGTTGCTGCACCAGGCGAACCGGATGATCAACGACACCATCGCCCGCAAGCTCGGCTTCGCGCCGGACCGGGTACCCACGTCGATCGAGCACTATGGCAACACCAGCTCGGCGTCCATCCCGGTGACGTTGTGCGCCAACGCCGCCTTGTTCGATGTGCCCCGCTGGGTGGTTGCCTCGGGCTTCGGCGTGGGCCTGTCTTGGGGAAGTGCCACCTTCCAGCTGCCGGCGGCTGCAGTGCTCCCCTGCATCGACACCGACGATGTCTATTGA
- a CDS encoding glycosyltransferase family 4 protein encodes MTRVQLVCQFGQPVRGLSPYGDALFGGLSREEGLQVDKVDYVSAYPSALHPAERGGANGSGGALHWASPLSWYRVARGAADVIHIQHWAPPLSSYLWPLAAMARRRGKKVLVTVHNPLPHEKSGIFRMLEDRLLRTADALVVHGEAAREDLLRRLGRRTPPVHVVPHGLAPLRQPAPAGGEDYRRLGLSPAQRHVLLFGNLRGYKGLDVLLEAWSSVRSELDDVALVIAGRLWGGRQGISGRLAASLAGTGDEAVGIRAMLESRASRDRIVLLEGFQSDEDIDALIRVSELSVFPYRRLSGQSGAACRAAAMGCPVLVSRVGALPDLAIDDTWIVRSGDADELARRLVEKLRAPDALADAGYLQLRAVSGYDWSTIARVHLDLYRRLA; translated from the coding sequence ATGACGCGAGTCCAGCTCGTTTGTCAGTTCGGGCAGCCGGTGCGCGGGCTCAGTCCATACGGTGATGCGTTGTTCGGAGGCCTGTCGCGGGAAGAGGGGCTGCAGGTCGACAAGGTGGACTATGTCAGCGCCTATCCGTCCGCGCTTCATCCCGCGGAGCGAGGGGGGGCGAATGGGTCGGGCGGAGCCCTGCATTGGGCTAGCCCCCTCAGTTGGTACCGGGTTGCGCGGGGGGCGGCGGATGTCATCCACATCCAGCACTGGGCCCCGCCCCTGTCGAGCTACCTGTGGCCCCTGGCGGCGATGGCCCGCCGCCGGGGGAAGAAGGTCCTCGTGACGGTCCACAATCCGCTGCCGCACGAAAAGTCCGGCATTTTCCGGATGCTCGAGGACCGGCTGCTGCGCACTGCCGACGCGCTGGTGGTGCATGGGGAGGCGGCGCGCGAGGACTTGCTGCGACGATTGGGACGCCGCACGCCACCCGTGCACGTCGTTCCGCATGGCCTCGCACCACTCCGGCAGCCAGCACCGGCCGGCGGGGAGGATTACCGGCGCCTTGGCCTCTCTCCCGCCCAGCGGCATGTGCTGCTTTTCGGCAATCTTCGAGGCTACAAGGGCCTGGATGTGCTGCTCGAGGCCTGGTCGAGTGTGCGGTCGGAACTCGATGACGTCGCCCTGGTGATCGCGGGGCGGTTGTGGGGTGGTCGGCAGGGCATCAGCGGGAGACTGGCCGCTTCCCTGGCGGGCACCGGCGACGAAGCAGTCGGCATCCGGGCGATGCTGGAAAGCCGCGCCTCGCGTGACCGGATCGTTCTGCTGGAGGGGTTCCAGAGCGATGAGGACATCGACGCATTGATCAGGGTCAGCGAGTTGTCCGTGTTCCCCTATCGTCGCCTCTCCGGCCAGTCCGGCGCAGCCTGTCGCGCCGCGGCGATGGGTTGCCCCGTCCTGGTCAGTCGGGTCGGCGCGCTTCCCGACCTGGCCATCGACGATACCTGGATAGTCCGCTCTGGGGACGCGGACGAGCTTGCCCGCAGGCTTGTCGAAAAATTGCGTGCTCCCGATGCGCTGGCCGATGCCGGATATCTCCAGCTTCGTGCTGTCAGCGGCTACGACTGGTCCACGATCGCACGTGTGCATCTGGATCTTTACCGGAGGCTTGCATGA
- a CDS encoding DegT/DnrJ/EryC1/StrS family aminotransferase — protein sequence MATKRIQTTKDLAINGAPPAFEEPLHVGRPNIGDQKRFLELTSQILDNRWLTNNGPLVRELESRVASLLGVKHCIAMCNGTVALEIAIRALGLEGEVIVPSYTFIATAHALHWQAITPVFADIDPSTHNLDPDAVRRMITPRTTGIIGVHLWGRAAPVDELQAIADEHGLKLMFDAAHAFGSTYKGQTIGSFGACEVLSFHATKAFNTMEGGAVVTNDDELAETIRLMRNFGFNGYDNVIHPGTNGKMIEVCAAMGLANLDGFGDIVAINRRNHEAYKLALNDIPGISVLEYGSSERNSYHYLVVEVGARCPADRDEIVAALQAENILARKYFWPGCHKMKPYRDLYPHAGLLLPNSEAVAGRVIVLPNGAAVDDVAVSTIRDVIVALIDKRPIS from the coding sequence GTGGCAACCAAGCGCATTCAAACCACCAAAGACCTGGCGATCAACGGGGCGCCCCCCGCTTTCGAGGAGCCGTTGCACGTCGGTCGTCCAAACATCGGCGACCAGAAGCGCTTCCTCGAGCTGACCAGCCAGATCCTCGATAACCGCTGGCTGACCAACAACGGCCCATTGGTTCGCGAGCTGGAGTCGAGAGTCGCGTCTCTGCTCGGCGTGAAGCATTGCATCGCCATGTGCAACGGCACCGTGGCGCTGGAAATCGCCATTCGAGCACTGGGTCTGGAAGGCGAGGTGATCGTACCTTCCTACACGTTCATCGCCACCGCTCACGCCCTGCACTGGCAGGCGATCACACCCGTTTTCGCCGACATCGACCCTTCCACGCACAACCTTGACCCGGACGCGGTGCGGCGAATGATCACCCCGCGCACCACGGGTATCATCGGTGTGCATCTGTGGGGGCGCGCTGCTCCGGTCGATGAGCTACAGGCCATTGCAGACGAGCATGGGCTGAAGCTCATGTTCGATGCCGCGCACGCCTTTGGCAGCACCTACAAGGGGCAGACCATCGGAAGCTTTGGCGCCTGCGAGGTGCTCAGCTTCCATGCAACCAAGGCTTTCAACACCATGGAGGGTGGGGCCGTCGTCACCAATGACGACGAGCTCGCCGAAACCATCCGCCTGATGCGCAATTTTGGCTTCAACGGCTATGACAACGTCATCCACCCCGGCACCAACGGCAAGATGATCGAGGTATGCGCCGCCATGGGGTTAGCCAACCTCGACGGCTTCGGTGACATCGTTGCGATCAACCGACGCAATCACGAGGCCTACAAGCTCGCGTTGAACGACATTCCTGGCATATCAGTGCTGGAATACGGATCCTCCGAGAGGAACAGCTATCACTACCTAGTAGTAGAGGTGGGCGCGCGTTGCCCGGCAGACCGTGATGAGATTGTTGCCGCTCTCCAAGCTGAAAACATTCTGGCACGCAAGTACTTCTGGCCTGGCTGCCACAAGATGAAACCCTATCGCGACCTATATCCCCACGCTGGTTTGCTGTTGCCCAACAGCGAAGCCGTAGCCGGTCGAGTTATCGTGCTCCCGAACGGCGCCGCGGTGGATGACGTCGCGGTGTCCACCATCCGCGACGTCATCGTCGCACTTATCGACAAAAGGCCCATATCGTGA
- a CDS encoding lipopolysaccharide biosynthesis protein produces the protein MSNLERRAANAAWWSTLEILARYGVQFLVMVVLARLLSPADFGLIAILLVFTSVGTLLVDSGFGAALVQRQRTTADDETTVFIFTVGAGILTASILVLAAPAIAVFFNEPRLVDLTRVMALVLPLGAFASVPDALLTMRLDFKARARAEVIASLCSGAVAVVLALRGFGVWSLTWQSIVSIGTRGILLWLYSGWRPRGRYRGASFRSLFGFGGYMLLSGLLNAAAMRLQSLLIGKLFDTSSLGYYTLAQNTQQAPASLIDGILKRVGLPVFSTIAQDRARLRSAFRASLRMAMFLFVPCMVGIALVAKPLIELVYGARWSPASPILSILSLSAALWPIHVLNLAAIGAQGRSNLLLRVEVIKQVIGILLIAIASPWGPLAIAWAVLFSSLFGVGINAYYSKRLLDYGAFAQLLDQSGTFALSLVAALVGWMILQRATPGPTSMLGAIAAASMVYGTLAVLTRNTALNGLLTILRTLRERSNTPTQ, from the coding sequence ATGTCAAATCTCGAACGACGTGCGGCCAATGCAGCATGGTGGAGCACGCTGGAGATCCTGGCACGCTATGGCGTGCAGTTTCTCGTCATGGTTGTGTTGGCGCGCCTGCTCTCGCCCGCCGATTTTGGCCTGATTGCGATCTTGTTGGTATTCACAAGCGTCGGCACGCTGCTGGTCGACTCGGGTTTCGGGGCGGCACTGGTACAGCGCCAGCGCACAACAGCTGACGACGAGACTACCGTTTTCATCTTCACGGTCGGCGCAGGCATTCTCACCGCCAGCATTCTGGTGCTCGCCGCTCCGGCCATTGCCGTCTTTTTCAACGAGCCGAGGCTGGTAGACCTGACTCGCGTCATGGCGCTGGTATTGCCGCTCGGAGCTTTCGCTTCGGTGCCCGATGCGCTGTTGACGATGCGGCTCGATTTCAAGGCGCGCGCACGTGCGGAAGTGATTGCCTCGTTGTGCTCGGGAGCCGTGGCGGTGGTGCTGGCATTGCGTGGGTTCGGCGTATGGAGCCTGACGTGGCAGAGCATCGTTTCGATCGGCACACGAGGAATCCTGTTGTGGCTCTATTCCGGATGGCGGCCGCGCGGTCGCTATCGCGGAGCATCGTTCCGCAGCCTGTTCGGGTTCGGTGGCTACATGCTGCTCTCGGGGTTGCTCAACGCGGCTGCCATGCGCCTGCAATCGCTGTTGATCGGCAAGTTGTTCGATACAAGCTCACTGGGGTACTACACCCTCGCGCAGAATACCCAACAGGCTCCCGCCTCGTTGATCGACGGCATTCTCAAACGGGTGGGCTTGCCGGTTTTTTCCACGATCGCGCAGGACCGGGCAAGGCTGCGGTCTGCCTTCAGGGCGTCGCTGCGCATGGCGATGTTCCTGTTTGTCCCTTGCATGGTGGGTATCGCTCTAGTCGCCAAGCCGCTGATCGAACTGGTTTACGGAGCGCGCTGGAGCCCCGCGTCGCCCATCCTGAGCATTCTGTCCCTGAGCGCCGCACTGTGGCCCATCCACGTACTCAACCTGGCAGCCATCGGTGCACAGGGGCGATCGAATCTGCTGCTGAGGGTAGAAGTTATCAAGCAGGTCATAGGTATCCTGCTGATTGCCATTGCCTCACCCTGGGGGCCGCTTGCCATCGCCTGGGCCGTACTTTTCTCCAGCCTTTTTGGCGTAGGCATCAACGCCTATTACTCGAAAAGACTGCTCGATTACGGCGCATTCGCGCAGTTGCTGGATCAGTCCGGGACCTTCGCATTGTCGCTGGTGGCGGCACTGGTTGGCTGGATGATTCTGCAACGGGCGACGCCCGGACCCACGTCGATGCTTGGTGCCATTGCGGCGGCAAGCATGGTTTATGGCACGCTGGCCGTTCTTACGCGCAATACTGCGCTGAACGGCTTGTTGACTATCCTGCGTACGCTGCGCGAGAGGTCCAACACACCGACCCAATGA
- a CDS encoding glycosyltransferase produces MTPASNGDVSHDSHEISDHLALVKQPVVSVLMLAYNHGPYLAQAIDSVLAQQTDLPIELLIGEDCSTDNTRDVALRYQEAHPDIIRVITADKNVGSTLNHRRILLAARGEFYAYLDGDDYWLPGKLLRQVKYLREHSDCVAVFTNAQTVDENSQTIGIFNDVGDGQFGLGALLRRGNFLNNSSVVYRATSRPALLEIEVASIDYRGHLLLARNGFLAHLSEPLVSYRIGSAGSMVAHDNNRVRQLYWEAIMSVPREMVTDDDLAHGIADFIRRVFYRSLRTRQIKLLREWLPCALRASPYGTTRTSLLAAGSILRIAYKEVIGRIRKDAHGNQSKVLYRR; encoded by the coding sequence ATGACGCCAGCGTCCAACGGCGACGTATCGCACGATAGCCACGAAATCAGTGACCACCTTGCACTGGTCAAGCAACCTGTTGTCAGCGTGCTCATGCTCGCCTACAACCACGGCCCTTACCTGGCGCAAGCGATCGACAGCGTGTTGGCCCAGCAAACCGACCTGCCTATCGAGTTGCTTATCGGCGAAGACTGCTCGACCGACAACACCCGTGACGTCGCGCTGCGGTATCAAGAGGCGCATCCGGACATCATCCGGGTCATCACTGCCGACAAGAACGTTGGCTCGACCTTGAATCATCGACGAATTCTGCTCGCTGCACGAGGTGAGTTTTACGCCTATCTCGACGGTGACGACTACTGGCTTCCGGGAAAGCTTTTGCGTCAGGTCAAATACTTGCGCGAACATTCCGACTGTGTCGCAGTCTTTACCAATGCCCAGACGGTCGATGAGAACAGCCAAACCATCGGTATATTCAATGATGTCGGAGATGGGCAGTTCGGCCTGGGTGCACTTTTGCGTCGAGGCAATTTTCTAAACAACAGCTCGGTGGTCTATCGCGCGACATCTCGCCCAGCCCTGCTCGAGATCGAAGTTGCATCAATCGACTATCGTGGACATTTACTGCTGGCTAGAAACGGCTTCTTGGCACATTTGTCAGAACCTTTGGTTTCCTACCGCATCGGTTCGGCTGGATCGATGGTGGCACACGATAACAACCGTGTTCGCCAGCTCTACTGGGAGGCGATCATGAGCGTGCCTCGTGAGATGGTCACAGATGATGACCTCGCACACGGCATCGCCGACTTCATCCGACGTGTGTTCTATCGGTCGCTGCGGACGCGCCAGATCAAACTGCTGAGGGAGTGGCTGCCATGCGCGTTGCGCGCATCGCCATATGGAACGACACGGACCAGTTTACTGGCAGCTGGATCGATTCTGCGCATTGCTTACAAGGAGGTCATCGGCCGAATCCGCAAAGACGCTCACGGCAATCAATCCAAAGTGCTATACCGTCGCTAG
- a CDS encoding 3-oxoacyl-ACP synthase III family protein, which produces MNDVYLNLIASAHGSQTEFNDADTLGQSAADCDRIVKKTGVQSRPIVGESEYTSDLALRATEQLLLQSTSTASEFDGLIVCTQTPDHLIPGVSSRVHGKLGFRQDCYTMDINQGCSGFIYGAHLMAAMVRSKALQQAVLVNADCYTRLIRHDDLTTRVLFGDAATATIFSTQPSGFRLLYSRCYADGTGYEDFIARGSAIQPDSGVAQGIHMNGPGILSFALRVVPDAVDSALRDNGLNKSDIRMFAFHQANSFVLGKLAYKMGLENDQVPQNSAELGNTVSASIPLLLLDQQDHLKRGDLVLAIGFGVGLSWGGALFEYVGND; this is translated from the coding sequence ATGAATGACGTCTATCTCAACCTGATTGCCTCCGCACATGGCTCGCAAACCGAGTTCAACGACGCCGACACGTTGGGACAGTCCGCCGCAGACTGCGATCGCATCGTCAAGAAGACTGGGGTACAAAGCCGACCGATCGTTGGGGAGAGCGAATACACCAGTGACCTGGCTCTACGTGCCACGGAGCAATTGCTTCTGCAAAGCACGAGTACTGCCAGTGAATTTGACGGACTGATCGTTTGCACGCAGACGCCCGATCACTTGATTCCCGGCGTCTCGTCGCGAGTACACGGCAAGCTTGGCTTCAGACAAGACTGTTACACCATGGATATCAACCAAGGTTGCAGCGGATTCATCTATGGCGCCCATCTCATGGCTGCCATGGTTCGGAGCAAGGCGTTGCAACAGGCAGTCTTGGTAAACGCCGACTGCTACACGCGGCTGATTCGGCACGATGACCTCACAACCCGCGTGTTGTTCGGCGACGCGGCGACAGCAACCATTTTCTCGACCCAGCCCAGTGGCTTTCGATTGCTTTATTCCCGCTGCTATGCGGACGGTACCGGCTATGAGGACTTCATCGCCCGTGGCTCGGCTATCCAGCCTGACAGTGGCGTTGCCCAGGGTATCCATATGAATGGACCGGGCATCCTGTCATTCGCTCTGCGGGTGGTGCCAGATGCTGTCGATTCCGCATTGAGGGACAACGGGCTAAACAAGAGCGATATTCGGATGTTTGCCTTTCATCAGGCGAACAGTTTTGTTCTCGGCAAGCTTGCCTACAAGATGGGCTTGGAGAATGACCAAGTTCCGCAGAACAGCGCGGAACTGGGAAACACGGTGTCCGCATCCATCCCGCTGCTGTTGCTGGACCAGCAGGATCATCTGAAGCGTGGTGATCTGGTTCTGGCGATAGGCTTCGGCGTAGGTCTGTCCTGGGGGGGGGCGCTGTTTGAGTATGTAGGCAACGACTGA
- a CDS encoding aromatic ring-hydroxylating oxygenase subunit alpha — protein sequence MSIDRRCYGDPGVFARELETIFAERLFAGTRADFARPDDYRSLRIGRKAVTIRRTRSGVRAFDNVCLHRNALIDLPGCGNRPFRCGYHGWSYADDGALAAAPLVDKASIARCRLGSYPVSESGGLHFLGLRGAAPVVDEVAQVLADTGVVPDTPFHAAVMEHACNWKLLVENVLEGYHLSFVHGDSFRPAGFTSTGRYAWHGGRYTSWNEMLPVDAADKTAALRRLAPKAGHFYRHGYVFPDLFLSNTNGLVGFLSHVIPVDATRAQLAWQLFELPALKALPPALRQHMREEAIAFTQQALAEDKILVEACQQGLEADGFAVQLQPQEARIAHFHALYLARTNDV from the coding sequence ATGTCTATTGATCGGCGCTGCTACGGCGATCCCGGCGTCTTCGCGCGCGAGCTGGAGACGATTTTCGCCGAGCGGTTGTTCGCCGGTACGCGGGCCGACTTTGCCCGGCCCGACGACTATCGCAGCCTGCGGATCGGCCGCAAAGCGGTGACCATTCGCCGTACGCGCAGTGGCGTGCGCGCGTTCGACAACGTCTGCCTGCACCGCAACGCGCTGATCGACCTGCCGGGTTGCGGCAACCGGCCGTTTCGTTGCGGCTACCACGGCTGGAGCTACGCCGACGATGGCGCACTCGCCGCGGCCCCGCTGGTCGACAAGGCCAGTATCGCCAGGTGCCGGCTGGGCAGTTACCCGGTCAGCGAATCGGGCGGCCTGCATTTCCTGGGGCTGCGTGGTGCGGCCCCGGTTGTCGACGAGGTGGCGCAGGTACTGGCCGACACCGGCGTCGTGCCGGATACACCGTTCCATGCTGCTGTCATGGAGCATGCCTGCAACTGGAAGCTGCTGGTGGAGAACGTGCTCGAGGGCTACCACCTCAGTTTCGTCCACGGCGACAGCTTCAGGCCCGCGGGCTTCACGTCCACCGGTCGCTACGCCTGGCATGGCGGCCGATACACCTCGTGGAACGAGATGCTTCCCGTCGACGCAGCGGACAAGACCGCGGCGCTTCGTCGCCTTGCGCCGAAGGCCGGGCACTTCTACCGCCATGGCTACGTCTTCCCGGACCTGTTCCTGTCCAATACCAATGGCCTGGTCGGTTTCCTCAGCCACGTCATCCCGGTGGACGCGACGCGCGCGCAGTTGGCCTGGCAGCTGTTCGAGCTGCCAGCCCTCAAGGCATTGCCGCCTGCATTGCGGCAGCACATGCGTGAGGAGGCGATCGCCTTCACGCAGCAAGCGCTGGCGGAAGACAAGATCCTGGTCGAAGCCTGCCAGCAGGGGCTGGAGGCGGACGGCTTCGCGGTGCAGCTGCAGCCCCAGGAGGCGCGCATCGCGCACTTCCATGCGCTTTACCTGGCGAGGACGAACGATGTTTGA
- a CDS encoding class I SAM-dependent methyltransferase: MYLKKTNMLAGMRGKSVLHFAPEKRLAPRIIDVAPARYVPCDLYPSSPDVQRVDMLQMQFADQSFDLVIANHVLEHVDDDMRALNEVRRVLKPGGYAILQTPYSEKLHRTWQDPGIDTDAARLQAYGQADHVRLFGRDIFDRIASQGFDNLVGRHDELLPGVDTLHTGVNPAEPFFLFRKRSTD; encoded by the coding sequence ATGTATCTGAAGAAGACCAACATGCTGGCGGGCATGCGTGGTAAGTCCGTGCTGCATTTCGCACCGGAAAAGCGACTTGCACCACGCATTATCGATGTGGCGCCCGCTCGATACGTTCCTTGCGACCTCTACCCGAGCTCCCCCGATGTACAGCGTGTCGATATGCTTCAAATGCAGTTCGCCGATCAGTCGTTTGATCTGGTCATCGCAAACCACGTACTAGAGCACGTCGACGACGATATGAGGGCTCTCAACGAAGTTCGTCGCGTGCTCAAGCCCGGGGGGTATGCCATCCTGCAGACGCCGTACAGCGAAAAACTGCATCGTACTTGGCAGGACCCGGGCATCGACACAGATGCTGCGCGGCTGCAGGCTTACGGCCAAGCCGATCATGTCCGCCTGTTTGGCCGGGATATCTTCGATCGCATCGCATCGCAGGGCTTCGACAACCTGGTCGGGCGACACGACGAACTGTTGCCCGGTGTTGACACCTTGCATACCGGCGTCAATCCGGCCGAACCGTTTTTCCTGTTCCGCAAAAGGTCAACCGACTAG
- a CDS encoding glycosyltransferase family 2 protein produces the protein MNTGSADRVPEPLVSVCIANFNGEHLLDECLESVYAQTLPASVEIIVHDDASSDASLAVLRSRHPRVEVIESSKNVGYCLANNRMASRARGRFLLLLNNDATLRPDALEVLVDAAGGQPGLTVLSLPQYDPESGALVDRGVRLDVFHTPMPSRLPGRADLAYVQGACLFIGRSAWMALGGFPEWMVSNVEDTYLCLLARLKGGVVSVVERSGYLHRQGTSFGGNRVVDGKLRTSYRRRFLSERNRACLVLVCTPTWAAWPWFLIHLAVLALEGFALCALMRDAGVWTRIYWPAIKGAVGLLPTLIKARSAAQAGRVMGFWSYVGLLDKIPQKLRVLARHGLPNLS, from the coding sequence ATGAATACGGGTAGTGCAGATCGTGTTCCGGAGCCTCTGGTCAGCGTATGCATAGCGAATTTCAACGGAGAGCATCTACTCGACGAGTGTCTTGAGTCCGTCTATGCGCAGACGCTTCCAGCCTCCGTTGAAATTATCGTGCACGATGATGCGTCCAGCGATGCATCCCTGGCGGTCCTGAGGTCACGCCACCCACGTGTGGAAGTCATCGAGAGCTCGAAGAATGTCGGGTACTGCCTGGCGAACAACCGCATGGCCTCGAGGGCAAGAGGGCGGTTTCTGCTCTTGTTGAACAATGATGCGACCCTCAGGCCCGATGCGCTCGAGGTTCTCGTCGATGCGGCGGGGGGGCAGCCGGGACTGACGGTCCTCTCGCTACCGCAGTACGACCCGGAGTCCGGGGCGCTTGTCGACAGGGGCGTGCGGCTGGACGTGTTCCACACGCCGATGCCTTCGCGGCTTCCGGGCCGGGCCGATCTGGCGTATGTCCAGGGTGCCTGTCTGTTCATCGGCAGGAGCGCGTGGATGGCTCTCGGCGGTTTTCCCGAGTGGATGGTCTCGAACGTGGAGGATACCTACCTGTGCCTGCTTGCACGCTTGAAGGGAGGCGTCGTGTCCGTAGTGGAACGCAGCGGCTATCTCCACCGGCAGGGAACAAGCTTCGGCGGCAATCGCGTCGTCGACGGCAAGTTGCGGACGAGCTATCGGCGGCGTTTTCTCAGCGAGCGCAACAGGGCGTGCCTGGTGCTGGTCTGTACCCCGACCTGGGCTGCCTGGCCCTGGTTCCTGATCCATCTCGCGGTGCTCGCTCTCGAAGGCTTCGCCCTGTGTGCGTTGATGCGTGACGCCGGTGTCTGGACGCGCATCTACTGGCCGGCGATCAAGGGGGCCGTTGGCCTCCTGCCCACGCTGATCAAGGCGCGCAGTGCGGCGCAGGCCGGGCGCGTCATGGGCTTCTGGAGTTATGTCGGGTTGCTGGACAAGATTCCCCAGAAACTCCGCGTGCTCGCCCGGCATGGCCTACCCAACCTGAGCTAG
- a CDS encoding acyl carrier protein — MTIDDFIEKFAFAIEVEADTLTPDTRFKELPSWDSLNTLAVIAMADADYGVTVTGRDIEASSTVNDIWAIVSSKSTAAK, encoded by the coding sequence GTGACCATCGACGACTTCATCGAGAAATTCGCCTTCGCCATTGAGGTCGAAGCCGACACGCTCACGCCGGACACCCGTTTCAAGGAGCTCCCGAGCTGGGATTCGCTCAACACGCTGGCGGTCATCGCCATGGCGGATGCCGACTATGGCGTGACCGTGACCGGACGTGACATCGAGGCGTCCTCAACGGTGAACGATATCTGGGCCATCGTTTCTTCGAAGAGCACGGCGGCAAAATGA
- a CDS encoding SDR family NAD(P)-dependent oxidoreductase: MRFTWRGRTMFEGKTLLITGATSGIGFATTRRLLAEGARVVAVGRNPQRLAELVQHGGDAVLPLAFDLTDFARYREVLAPVPALDGLVHSAGIVENNPLRFFSLETHQRIVAINQTAPLALVAELARGNKLNAGSAIVLLSSILGPEVGIKGTASYAGTKAALTAFARVMALELAHKDIRVNCVAPGMVQTELVDDLHQLSEEALQADRARYPLGKRYATAHEVAAAIRFLLSSDAAFMTGQTLVVDGGFTAQ, translated from the coding sequence ATGCGCTTTACCTGGCGAGGACGAACGATGTTTGAAGGCAAGACCCTGCTCATCACCGGCGCGACTTCGGGGATCGGTTTCGCCACGACACGGCGATTGCTGGCCGAGGGTGCCAGGGTAGTGGCCGTCGGCCGCAATCCGCAGCGCCTGGCGGAGCTTGTGCAGCATGGCGGTGACGCGGTGCTTCCGCTGGCTTTCGACCTCACCGATTTCGCGCGCTATCGCGAAGTGCTGGCGCCGGTGCCCGCACTGGACGGCCTGGTCCATTCCGCCGGCATCGTGGAGAACAACCCGCTACGCTTCTTCTCGCTGGAAACGCACCAGCGCATCGTGGCGATCAACCAGACGGCGCCACTGGCCCTGGTGGCCGAGCTCGCGCGCGGCAACAAGCTCAATGCCGGCAGTGCGATCGTCTTGCTTTCCTCCATCCTCGGTCCGGAAGTAGGCATCAAGGGCACAGCCAGCTATGCCGGCACCAAGGCGGCATTGACTGCGTTTGCGCGGGTGATGGCACTGGAATTGGCGCATAAGGACATACGCGTGAACTGCGTGGCTCCCGGCATGGTGCAGACCGAGCTCGTGGACGATCTCCATCAACTGTCGGAGGAGGCGTTGCAGGCCGATCGCGCCCGCTACCCGTTGGGCAAGCGCTACGCGACGGCTCACGAGGTCGCCGCCGCTATCCGCTTCCTGCTCTCGTCCGATGCAGCCTTCATGACTGGCCAGACGCTTGTCGTCGATGGCGGATTCACGGCCCAATGA